One part of the Eucalyptus grandis isolate ANBG69807.140 chromosome 10, ASM1654582v1, whole genome shotgun sequence genome encodes these proteins:
- the LOC120289130 gene encoding uncharacterized protein LOC120289130 — protein MEAHSTPMFMTLLLLLSSIALSNADLYGNPSPPPPLAGPAPPPPSAVAGKVFPPQSVQCNDPFTKCFAQNITCPQQCPAFKPADPTAKACVIDCNTPKCEATCKNRTANCNGVGSACGDPRFIGGDGIVFYFHGETNSHFALVSDQNLQINARFIGRRPEGRKRDNTWIQALGLRFNRHTFTLSAKKVAHWDNKVDQLAFTYDDQLVHIADGHLSSWSAPNSPLSVERTANHNAITVTLPGVLELSVTVVPITKEDDRIHNYQIPADDCFAHLEVQFRFFDLSEQLEGVLGQTYRPDFQNPVKRGVAMPIMGGEKKYRTSSLVSTDCQYCIFNPEATLSAEAKPLALSRQTQWSAPAGSAMDVE, from the exons ATGGAAGCCCATAGTACTCCAATGTTCATGACCCTTCTCTTGTTGTTGAGCTCCATTGCCCTCAGCAACGCTGACCTCTATGGCAACccctcgccgcctccgccaCTGGCCGGGCCAGCCCCGCCTCCACCCTCAGCTGTGGCCGGGAAGGTGTTCCCGCCCCAGTCGGTCCAATGCAATGACCCGTTCACCAAGTGCTTTGCCCAGAACATCACCTGCCCCCAGCAGTGCCCAGCCTTCAAGCCTGCTGACCCAACTGCCAAGGCCTGTGTCATTGACTGCAACACCCCCAAATGTGAAGCCACTTGCAAGA ACCGCACAGCCAACTGCAATGGAGTAGGCTCTGCATGCGGCGACCCAAGATTCATTGGAGGCGACGGTATAGTCTTCTACTTCCATGGAGAGACCAACAGCCACTTCGCTCTTGTCTCTGACCAGAACCTTCAAATCAATGCCCGATTCATTGGCCGCCGCCCTGAGGGAAGGAAGCGCGACAACACATGGATCCAAGCCCTAGGCCTGAGGTTCAACCGCCACACCTTCACTCTCTCCGCCAAAAAGGTCGCCCACTGGGACAACAAAGTTGACCAGCTCGCTTTCACCTACGACGACCAGCTGGTCCACATCGCTGACGGCCACCTCTCGAGCTGGTCGGCTCCGAATAGCCCTCTCTCAGTGGAGCGGACTGCTAACCACAATGCCATCACTGTAACTCTTCCTGGCGTCCTGGAACTTTCCGTGACCGTAGTGCCCATCACCAAGGAAGATGACAGGATCCACAATTATCAAATTCCCGCGGACGACTGCTTTGCGCACTTGGAGGTGCAGTTCAGGTTCTTCGATCTCTCGGAGCAGCTGGAGGGCGTGCTGGGGCAGACCTACAGGCCCGATTTCCAGAACCCGGTGAAGAGAGGAGTCGCGATGCCGATCATGGGAGGTGAGAAGAAGTACAGAACGTCCTCTCTCGTGTCCACGGACTGTCAGTACTGCATCTTCAACCCAGAGGCCACGTTGTCTGCAGAGGCGAAGCCGTTGGCATTGAGTCGGCAAACGCAATGGAGTGCACCAGCAGGTTCAGCAATGGACGTGGAGTAG